One Betaproteobacteria bacterium genomic window carries:
- a CDS encoding carbohydrate kinase family protein: MRTLICGSVAYDTIMVFRDHFKNHILPDQIHILNVSFLVPDMRREFGGCAGNIAYSLKMLGGDPLIMATVGEDYQPYAYRMEKLRLSQAHVRQVPNVFTAQAFITTDLDDNQITAFHPGAMNFSQQNHISEARDVGLGIVAPDGREGMLQHAREFHEAGIPFVFDPGQGLPMFNGEELMNFINHADYVAANDYEAKLLQERTGKSIEELSRLVTALVVTQGAQGSLVVANGKSETIPAVKPAQVVDPTGCGDAYRAGLLYGIANDLDWPTTGRLASLLGSIKIAQRGAQNHQFTRDEINRRFREVFGRAPW; this comes from the coding sequence ATGCGTACGCTGATCTGCGGTTCCGTTGCCTACGACACCATCATGGTGTTTCGCGACCACTTCAAAAACCACATTCTTCCGGACCAGATTCACATCTTGAACGTTTCGTTCCTGGTGCCGGACATGCGCCGGGAGTTCGGCGGCTGTGCCGGCAACATCGCCTATTCGCTGAAAATGCTCGGCGGCGATCCGCTGATCATGGCGACCGTCGGCGAGGACTATCAGCCTTATGCGTATCGAATGGAGAAACTGCGCCTATCCCAGGCGCATGTGCGCCAGGTGCCCAACGTTTTCACGGCACAGGCCTTCATCACCACCGACCTGGACGACAATCAGATCACGGCATTTCATCCGGGCGCGATGAATTTCTCGCAGCAAAACCACATTTCGGAAGCGCGCGATGTCGGTCTGGGCATCGTCGCGCCGGACGGGCGCGAGGGCATGCTGCAGCACGCCCGCGAATTTCACGAAGCCGGCATTCCGTTCGTTTTCGATCCGGGACAGGGACTGCCGATGTTCAACGGCGAAGAGTTGATGAACTTCATCAATCACGCCGATTACGTGGCAGCCAACGATTACGAAGCAAAGCTGCTGCAGGAGCGCACGGGAAAAAGCATCGAGGAACTGTCCAGACTGGTGACAGCGCTGGTGGTCACACAAGGTGCGCAGGGATCGTTGGTGGTCGCGAACGGCAAATCGGAAACCATTCCCGCCGTAAAACCGGCTCAGGTCGTGGACCCGACCGGATGCGGAGACGCTTATCGTGCCGGCCTCCTGTACGGGATTGCCAATGACCTCGATTGGCCGACTACCGGACGGTTGGCTTCGTTGCTTGGCTCGATCAAGATCGCGCAGCGCGGCGCGCAAAATCACCAGTTCACCCGCGACGAAATCAACCGGCGCTTTCGGGAGGTCTTCGGCAGGGCGCCCTGGTAA
- a CDS encoding septal ring lytic transglycosylase RlpA family protein, protein MSILLHRASKTTNLVPSPESRVLVMATLVAITLAGCGSAPSRPATSKPGGYYLDDGPGPNPPANLDSVPEPTPKVEPINKYTSRPYAVLGRAYTPYTQLAPYKARGVASWYGKRYHGQKTSSGEVYDMYAMTAAHTILPLPSYARVTNVATGKSVVVRVNDRGPFHEDRLIDLSYIAAQRLGLLGRGSGMVEVEAIVPGNEVSPVVLAAPPEPVSAPAPAASTVSTESGGIYVQLGAFSVAENADAFLRKMRIDLGWLSDSMHVYRKDGLYRVHAGPYSSREEAGRTAERVQKELGFKALVLDR, encoded by the coding sequence ATGTCAATTTTGCTGCACCGTGCTTCAAAGACCACTAACTTAGTCCCGAGTCCCGAGTCCCGAGTCCTCGTGATGGCGACCTTGGTCGCCATCACGCTCGCGGGTTGCGGCAGCGCCCCGTCGCGTCCCGCGACGTCGAAGCCCGGCGGCTATTATCTGGACGACGGACCCGGGCCAAACCCGCCGGCGAATCTGGATTCGGTTCCCGAGCCGACGCCGAAGGTCGAACCGATCAACAAATACACCAGCCGGCCGTATGCAGTGCTCGGCCGGGCCTACACGCCTTATACCCAGCTTGCGCCGTACAAGGCGCGTGGCGTCGCGAGCTGGTACGGCAAGCGTTATCACGGGCAGAAAACTTCCTCGGGCGAGGTGTACGACATGTATGCGATGACCGCGGCACATACCATCCTGCCGCTGCCGAGCTACGCGCGAGTGACCAATGTCGCCACCGGCAAATCGGTAGTCGTGCGCGTGAACGATCGCGGCCCCTTTCACGAAGACAGGCTGATCGATCTTTCATACATTGCCGCGCAACGTCTTGGTCTGCTCGGTCGGGGCAGCGGCATGGTCGAGGTCGAAGCGATCGTCCCCGGCAACGAGGTATCGCCTGTTGTCCTTGCGGCGCCGCCGGAACCCGTATCCGCGCCTGCCCCCGCCGCATCGACGGTCAGCACCGAGTCCGGCGGCATCTACGTGCAACTCGGCGCGTTCTCGGTGGCCGAGAATGCCGACGCCTTTCTGCGCAAGATGCGCATCGATCTGGGCTGGCTGTCCGACTCGATGCACGTTTACCGGAAGGATGGCCTCTACCGGGTGCATGCCGGGCCTTATTCCAGCCGTGAAGAGGCGGGGCGTACTGCCGAGCGCGTCCAGAAGGAACTCGGCTTCAAGGCATTGGTGCTCGATCGTTAA
- the mrdA gene encoding penicillin-binding protein 2 encodes MNRTVELRDHQRELYYFQLRLAIVGGAVLCAFFVLLVRFFYVQVIQHEYYHTLAEQNRIFIVPVVPNRGLILDRNGVVLAHNFAAYTLEITPSLVGDLEQTIMDLSGLVEITPKDRKRFQKLLEEGHDFASIPIRTRLNDEEAARFAVNNYRFPGVEINARLFRHYPNAEIASHVVGYIGRISDNDVDKLRNQGTAANYSASDYIGKVGLEQRYETELRGVTGYEHVETDANGKSVRTLRSILPVSGNNLTLALDARLQQVAEQAFGEHRGSLVAIEPSTGGVLALVSKPGFDPNLFVEGIDPQNWDALNNSPDHPLNNRALQGVYPPGSTFKPFMALTGLELGKRKPGFTISDPGYFVLSGGGGHVYRDWKAGGHGMVDLHKAIVQSCDTYFYGLAQDLGIDAIHQFIGQFGFGKFTGIDIDGEVDGLLPSQEWKQKRFQQKWFVGDTISIGVGQGYMLATPLQLAFATAILANDGRVFRPHVVRQIQDSQTDAITIIEPQPRAEIPLSTENVKRVRDAMIDVTRPGGTAAWAGLNAKYLFAGKTGTAQVIGMKGQKYEESKVNERHRDHALFIAYAPADDPKIALAILVENGGHGASTAAPIARQVLDYYLLGKEPPPPKPIAKEEEQEND; translated from the coding sequence ATGAATCGAACCGTTGAGCTTCGCGATCACCAGCGCGAGCTGTACTACTTCCAGTTGCGGCTGGCAATCGTCGGCGGTGCGGTGCTGTGCGCCTTCTTCGTCCTGCTGGTACGTTTCTTCTATGTGCAGGTGATCCAACACGAGTACTACCACACGCTCGCCGAACAGAACCGCATCTTCATCGTTCCAGTGGTGCCAAATCGTGGGCTCATCCTGGACCGCAACGGCGTCGTGCTCGCGCACAACTTTGCCGCCTATACCCTGGAGATAACGCCCTCGCTGGTCGGCGACCTCGAACAGACCATCATGGATCTGTCCGGGCTGGTGGAGATCACGCCGAAAGACCGCAAACGCTTCCAGAAACTGCTCGAAGAGGGGCACGATTTCGCCAGCATCCCGATCCGCACGCGCCTGAACGACGAGGAAGCGGCGCGCTTTGCGGTGAACAACTACCGGTTTCCCGGCGTGGAGATCAATGCCCGGCTATTCCGTCATTACCCGAATGCCGAGATCGCTTCGCATGTCGTCGGCTACATCGGGCGCATTAGCGACAATGACGTCGATAAACTGCGTAACCAGGGCACGGCCGCCAACTACAGCGCGTCCGATTACATCGGTAAGGTCGGATTGGAGCAGCGCTACGAGACGGAATTGCGCGGGGTTACCGGTTACGAACATGTCGAGACCGACGCCAACGGTAAATCAGTACGAACCCTGCGCAGCATTCTTCCGGTTTCGGGCAACAATCTCACGCTGGCACTCGATGCGAGGCTGCAGCAGGTGGCCGAGCAGGCGTTCGGCGAGCATCGCGGATCGCTGGTGGCCATCGAGCCCTCGACCGGCGGGGTGCTGGCGCTGGTGTCCAAGCCCGGGTTCGACCCGAACCTGTTCGTCGAGGGCATCGATCCGCAGAACTGGGATGCGCTCAACAACTCGCCCGACCATCCGCTCAACAACCGCGCGCTGCAGGGAGTGTATCCGCCGGGGTCGACGTTCAAACCGTTCATGGCGCTGACCGGCCTCGAACTGGGCAAGCGCAAGCCGGGCTTCACCATCAGCGATCCGGGCTACTTCGTGTTGAGCGGGGGAGGCGGCCACGTCTACCGTGACTGGAAAGCCGGCGGCCACGGCATGGTGGACCTGCACAAGGCCATCGTGCAGTCCTGCGACACCTATTTCTACGGACTGGCGCAGGATCTCGGCATCGATGCGATCCACCAGTTCATCGGCCAGTTCGGCTTCGGCAAGTTCACCGGCATCGACATCGACGGGGAGGTGGACGGCCTGCTGCCTTCGCAGGAATGGAAGCAGAAGCGCTTTCAGCAGAAGTGGTTCGTCGGCGACACCATCTCGATCGGCGTCGGGCAGGGCTATATGCTCGCCACGCCGCTGCAACTCGCTTTTGCCACGGCGATTCTCGCCAACGACGGCCGCGTGTTCCGCCCGCATGTGGTCAGGCAGATCCAGGACAGCCAGACCGATGCCATTACGATCATCGAGCCGCAGCCGCGAGCGGAAATTCCGCTCTCGACCGAAAACGTCAAGCGCGTGCGCGATGCGATGATCGACGTTACCAGGCCCGGCGGCACGGCGGCATGGGCGGGCCTGAACGCGAAGTATCTTTTTGCCGGCAAGACCGGCACCGCGCAGGTCATCGGCATGAAAGGCCAGAAGTACGAGGAGAGCAAAGTCAACGAACGCCATCGCGATCACGCTCTGTTCATCGCCTACGCGCCGGCGGATGATCCCAAGATCGCGCTGGCGATCCTGGTGGAAAACGGCGGTCACGGCGCCAGCACGGCAGCGCCGATCGCGCGTCAGGTGCTGGACTACTATCTGCTCGGCAAGGAGCCGCCGCCGCCCAAGCCGATCGCCAAGGAAGAGGAACAGGAGAATGATTAA
- a CDS encoding DedA family protein has product MNESFGLGALFLSSFLAATLLPGGSEVVFAGVLASGAASPWPALAVATVGNTLGGSSSYLIGRLVPDRKLGGRALEWVRRWGAPVLLLSWVPIIGDALCVAAGWLRLNIGWSVLFMALGKFGRYYIIARLVA; this is encoded by the coding sequence TTGAACGAATCATTCGGCCTTGGCGCGCTGTTCCTCAGCAGCTTTCTCGCGGCGACTTTGCTGCCCGGCGGATCCGAAGTCGTATTCGCAGGCGTGCTGGCGAGCGGTGCGGCCAGTCCGTGGCCGGCACTTGCCGTCGCGACAGTTGGCAACACGCTCGGCGGATCGAGTTCCTATCTGATAGGCCGACTGGTCCCGGATCGCAAGCTCGGCGGTCGCGCCCTGGAATGGGTACGTCGCTGGGGCGCGCCGGTACTGCTGCTGTCATGGGTACCGATCATCGGCGATGCACTGTGCGTCGCGGCCGGCTGGTTGAGGCTCAACATCGGGTGGTCGGTGTTGTTCATGGCGCTGGGCAAATTCGGGCGTTATTACATTATTGCCCGGCTTGTGGCCTGA
- a CDS encoding symmetrical bis(5'-nucleosyl)-tetraphosphatase, with translation MATYAIGDLQGCFDSLQKLIGEIGFREADDRLWFVGDLVNRGPQSLEILRFVKSLGERAVSVLGNHDLHLLMVAEGRVKPHRKDTLGAILHAPDRDELLTWLRGRPLMHVDGEYAMVHAGLLPSWSIAQALDLAHETEHALKGSGWRDLLAQMYGNLPDHWDDALSGYERLRVIINAMTRLRICTPDGHMEFSHKGGIGDIPRGYVPWFVVPGRRSADATVICGHWSAIGVLTEKNLLALDSGCLWGRRLTAVRLEDRRIVQVTCPKLAD, from the coding sequence ATGGCTACCTACGCGATAGGCGACCTGCAGGGCTGCTTCGACTCGTTGCAGAAATTGATTGGCGAGATCGGCTTCCGCGAGGCAGACGACCGGCTATGGTTTGTGGGCGATCTGGTGAACCGCGGTCCGCAGTCTCTGGAAATCCTGCGGTTCGTGAAATCGCTGGGGGAACGCGCCGTCAGCGTGCTCGGCAACCACGACCTGCATTTGCTGATGGTCGCCGAGGGGCGTGTGAAACCGCACCGGAAGGACACGCTCGGAGCGATTCTCCATGCACCCGATCGCGACGAGTTGCTGACCTGGCTGCGCGGGCGGCCGCTGATGCACGTTGACGGAGAATACGCGATGGTGCATGCGGGCCTGTTGCCTTCATGGAGCATCGCCCAGGCGCTCGACCTTGCGCACGAAACCGAACACGCGCTGAAAGGATCCGGGTGGCGCGATCTGTTGGCGCAGATGTACGGCAACCTGCCCGATCATTGGGACGACGCGCTGTCGGGCTACGAACGGTTGCGGGTAATCATCAATGCGATGACCCGCCTGCGCATCTGCACACCGGACGGGCACATGGAATTCAGCCACAAGGGCGGGATCGGGGACATTCCGCGGGGCTACGTCCCCTGGTTTGTCGTGCCGGGGCGCAGGAGCGCGGACGCGACCGTCATCTGCGGGCACTGGTCGGCGATCGGCGTGCTGACGGAGAAAAATCTGCTGGCGCTGGATTCCGGCTGTCTGTGGGGACGGCGTCTTACCGCGGTGCGCCTTGAGGACCGGCGGATAGTCCAGGTGACCTGCCCGAAATTGGCAGATTGA
- a CDS encoding 1-acyl-sn-glycerol-3-phosphate acyltransferase, which produces MTLPDSTKALVPVRFYRAVSLLFHLFAGVFEVAALFPLYGNSRRNRAVSRWSARLLAIVNVKPFVQGAPPAIADRAAVLVANHVSWLDIQLIHSVWQVRFVAKSEVRRWPLIGWLSARTGTLFIERGKNRHAARINQSIHAAFQQGDAIGVFPEGSTTDGRELTRFHASLLQPAVDERAMVYPVALRYLDETGNINVNPSYVGDTTLMESMRMIFAEKTIRAELIFLPAIDATGKTRRELAALTQSAIAAALNLPISGRSPGLSAGPQGAPR; this is translated from the coding sequence ATGACGCTCCCCGATAGCACGAAGGCACTGGTCCCGGTCCGGTTCTATCGCGCAGTTTCCTTGCTGTTTCATCTCTTCGCCGGCGTATTCGAGGTGGCGGCGCTATTCCCTCTGTACGGAAATTCCCGGCGTAACCGCGCTGTAAGCCGCTGGTCGGCGCGCTTGCTCGCCATTGTCAATGTCAAGCCGTTTGTGCAGGGGGCACCGCCCGCGATCGCGGACCGCGCCGCGGTGCTGGTCGCGAATCACGTTTCCTGGCTCGACATTCAGCTGATTCATTCCGTCTGGCAGGTACGCTTCGTCGCCAAATCCGAAGTGCGTCGCTGGCCGCTGATCGGCTGGCTGTCGGCGCGCACCGGTACGCTATTCATCGAACGCGGCAAAAATCGTCACGCCGCACGCATCAATCAATCCATTCACGCTGCATTTCAGCAAGGCGACGCAATTGGCGTGTTTCCCGAGGGCTCGACAACCGACGGCAGGGAACTTACCCGCTTTCATGCATCGTTACTGCAGCCGGCCGTGGATGAACGCGCGATGGTTTACCCGGTAGCACTGCGCTATCTCGACGAAACGGGCAACATCAACGTGAACCCCAGTTATGTGGGAGACACCACGTTGATGGAATCGATGAGAATGATTTTCGCCGAGAAGACGATTCGGGCCGAGCTGATTTTCCTGCCGGCCATCGACGCAACGGGGAAAACGCGCCGGGAACTTGCCGCGCTAACGCAGTCCGCGATCGCGGCCGCGCTCAATCTGCCAATTTCGGGCAGGTCACCTGGACTATCCGCCGGTCCTCAAGGCGCACCGCGGTAA
- the rodA gene encoding rod shape-determining protein RodA, which yields MINRLLAYLVKHIDRYLMGLVAALLVMGLITLFSASGESFERVTGQIINICAALTIMWIAANVPLHYLSRIALPLYVVGLVLLVGVAVAGEVVNGARRWLNLGFTRIQPSELMKIAVPLLLAWYFDRYEAILKTRNFVLGAVLVIVPVLLIARQPDLGTALLVTAAGFYVLFLAGLSWKILVGLGLVGGASLPFLWSMLHDYQRQRVLTLLDPSQDPLGAGYHTIQSTIALGSGGFFGKGWLNGTQAHLDFLPERTTDFIFAVYAEEFGMVGNLVLMVLFLLVIGRGLVIAANAPTLFTRLLAGAITLTFFTYAFVNMGMVSGILPVVGVPLPLISYGGTSLVTILFGIGLLMSIHTHRRLVQT from the coding sequence ATGATTAACCGACTGCTGGCCTACCTGGTCAAGCACATCGACCGTTATCTGATGGGACTGGTGGCGGCGTTGCTGGTGATGGGACTGATCACATTGTTCAGCGCCTCGGGTGAAAGCTTCGAGCGGGTGACCGGCCAGATCATCAATATCTGTGCGGCACTGACCATCATGTGGATTGCCGCCAATGTCCCGCTGCATTACCTGTCGCGGATAGCGTTACCGCTGTACGTAGTCGGCCTGGTCCTTCTGGTCGGGGTGGCGGTCGCCGGAGAAGTGGTCAACGGCGCGCGCCGCTGGCTCAATCTCGGATTCACGCGCATTCAGCCATCGGAACTGATGAAAATTGCGGTCCCGCTGCTGCTGGCATGGTATTTCGATCGCTATGAAGCGATCCTGAAGACGCGCAACTTCGTCCTCGGTGCAGTGCTCGTCATCGTGCCGGTGCTGCTCATCGCACGACAGCCCGATCTCGGCACCGCTTTGCTGGTGACCGCCGCGGGATTCTACGTGCTCTTCCTGGCCGGGCTGTCCTGGAAAATTCTGGTTGGACTTGGGCTGGTGGGGGGCGCCAGCCTGCCTTTTCTGTGGTCGATGCTGCACGATTACCAGCGCCAGCGCGTATTGACGCTGCTTGATCCTTCCCAGGACCCGCTCGGTGCCGGCTATCACACGATCCAGTCGACCATCGCGCTCGGATCGGGCGGATTTTTCGGCAAAGGGTGGTTGAACGGAACCCAGGCCCACCTCGACTTCCTGCCGGAGCGAACCACCGACTTCATTTTCGCGGTGTATGCCGAAGAGTTCGGCATGGTCGGGAATCTGGTGTTGATGGTGCTGTTCCTGCTGGTGATCGGCCGCGGTCTGGTCATCGCTGCCAACGCGCCCACATTGTTTACCCGGTTGCTCGCAGGCGCGATCACACTGACATTCTTCACCTACGCGTTCGTCAACATGGGCATGGTCAGCGGAATCCTGCCGGTGGTCGGCGTGCCGTTGCCGCTGATCAGCTACGGCGGTACCTCGCTCGTAACCATACTATTTGGCATTGGATTGCTGATGAGTATCCATACGCATCGAAGGCTGGTACAGACCTAG
- a CDS encoding cytochrome c5 family protein, with the protein MSEVHVEEHSSLIKTPQQLIVVVLLAFLIPVIGIVMIASFATGGLRVDSRSPDASATAVAERLQPVGTVVIGEVPAEPTAGTPAVKSASGGAVKTAAAGGAGAGKKLYDTVCMACHAAGIAGAPKTGDKAAWKPRIASGKEALYNSALHGKNAMPAKGGLASAPDVDVKAAVDYLVSLAK; encoded by the coding sequence ATGTCCGAAGTGCACGTCGAAGAACACTCGTCGCTGATCAAGACGCCGCAGCAACTGATCGTGGTCGTGCTGCTGGCCTTCCTCATACCGGTCATCGGGATCGTGATGATTGCCAGTTTCGCCACCGGCGGACTGAGGGTCGACAGCCGGAGTCCCGATGCCAGTGCGACTGCCGTGGCGGAGCGTCTGCAACCGGTCGGCACCGTGGTGATCGGGGAAGTGCCGGCAGAGCCGACGGCGGGAACACCCGCGGTGAAGTCCGCAAGCGGCGGGGCCGTCAAGACGGCCGCCGCGGGGGGCGCCGGTGCCGGGAAAAAACTCTACGACACCGTTTGCATGGCGTGTCACGCGGCGGGCATCGCCGGGGCACCGAAGACCGGCGACAAGGCCGCCTGGAAACCGCGCATCGCCAGTGGCAAGGAAGCGCTCTACAACAGCGCGCTGCACGGCAAAAATGCGATGCCGGCGAAGGGTGGCCTGGCATCCGCGCCCGATGTCGACGTCAAGGCCGCAGTGGATTACCTGGTGAGCCTGGCGAAGTGA
- the mreD gene encoding rod shape-determining protein MreD yields MFGKLSGSEEILLPVKPLYITVTLFVALMINLLPLTGLVLGLRPDFVALVLLYWGIHQPRKIGFLPAWLLGLAMDVADGSLFGQHALAYAVMMFAAIALHRRVSMFDMRHQILHVLPILLIMQLIVLGVRQAAGGDFPDWWYFLSSITGALLWPATDLLLKIPLRQRTDPDEA; encoded by the coding sequence ATGTTCGGCAAGCTGAGCGGCAGCGAAGAGATCCTCCTGCCGGTGAAGCCGCTCTACATAACGGTCACGCTGTTCGTCGCGCTGATGATCAATCTTCTGCCGCTGACGGGCTTGGTGCTGGGGTTGCGTCCGGACTTCGTTGCGCTCGTGCTGCTCTACTGGGGCATTCACCAGCCGCGCAAGATCGGATTCCTGCCGGCGTGGCTGCTGGGTTTGGCGATGGACGTTGCCGACGGCAGTCTGTTCGGCCAGCATGCTCTCGCCTACGCGGTGATGATGTTTGCCGCGATCGCCCTGCATCGGCGCGTGTCGATGTTCGACATGCGCCACCAGATTCTGCATGTTCTGCCGATCCTGCTGATCATGCAGCTGATTGTGCTGGGTGTTCGCCAGGCGGCCGGCGGCGATTTTCCCGACTGGTGGTATTTCCTGTCCAGCATCACCGGCGCGCTGCTATGGCCGGCGACCGACCTGCTGCTGAAGATCCCCCTGCGCCAGCGCACTGATCCGGACGAGGCGTGA